The Sulfuricurvum sp. IAE1 DNA segment TGTCGGGTGGGCAGCTCCAGCGCGTCGTCGTCGCGATCGCCCTCTCGAGCATGCCCAGGGTGTTGCTGCTCGATGAACCCACGACGGCACTTGATCCCGTTTCCAAGGAAACGATGATCTCCCTGCTCAAGCGTCTGCAAGGGGTGATGGGGTTTTCGCTCCTGTTTGTGACCCACGACATGGGGGTGGCCGCATCGCTGTGCGAGGAGATATGCGTGATCCGGGGCGGCCGGGTCGTGGAAACGGGCAACACCGCAGAGGTGATCGCCGCTCCCAAAGAAGAATACACCAAAGCGTTAATCGACGCCGAGTTTAAAAACAGAGGATTTAGAATTTGATGAACCTATACGAGCCCGAACAGCTGTCCCTCAAAGCCCGGATGAAGAAATATTTGTTGGTTTTGGCCGGGATTATGATCCTGGTCCCCGTCGGCTTTCTGGGCTACCTGATCTATACGTTCGAATACGAAACGCAGCGCCTTATCAATTACCAGCCGCGCCTTACCACCGAGGTATACGACCGCCACGGGAACAAAATCGCCAACCTGTTCAGCGACCAGCACCGTTATTACGTGTCGTACGAGAACATTCCCCCCCGTCTTATCGAAGCGCTGCTGGCGATCGAGGATACGATGTTTTTCGAACATTACGGCGTCAACCCCGATGCGATCATGCGGGCGATCATCAAAGACGTCACCGCCGGTAAACTCAAAGAAGGGGCGAGTACGATCACCCAGCAGCTCGTGAAAAACACCCTTTTGACACGGGAGAAAAAGTTTTCCCGTAAATTCAAAGAGGTGCTTTATTCGATCCGGATCGAGCAGCAGCTGACCAAAGAGCAGATTCTGGAACGCTATTTCAACGAAATCTATCTCGGTCACGGCTATTACGGGATCAAAACGGCGGCTGACGGCTATTTCCGCAAACCGCTCAAAGAGCTGACCCTCAAAGAATCGGCCATGCTCGTCGGGCTTCCCAAAGCACCGAATTTCTATTCGCCGACCCGCAACTACGAACTGTGTCTGGGACGTGCCAACCGCGTCATCGCCCGGATGCTCGAACTGGGGTGGATCGATCAGGCGACGTACGAAAAAGCGACGCAGGAGAGACCGAAAGTCTACAACGACACCCTGAGCAAAAACTCCGGACCCTATATCATCGACGAGGTAATGCGCCAGCTGGGCGACGCGTTCCCCGACATTCGAAGCGGCGGGTACAAGGTCTATACGACGATCGACATGCGTCTTCAGGAAGCGGGCTACAAAGCGCTCCAGTCGGGGCGCGACGAAATCCTTAAACGGGCACAGGAAGCGGGCGATTTGGATGAAAACATGCAAACGCAGCTCAACGGCGCCCTTATCAGCCTCGATCCCTATACGGGGGAGATATTGGCGATGGTCGGTGGGTATGATTATTCGCTCAGTCCCTTCAACCGGGTCACCCAGGCCAAACGCCAGCCCGGTTCGGCGTTCAAGCCTTTTATCTACCAGGTTGCGCTGGATAGCGGGATGTCTCCCGCGTCGCTCGTTCCCGACATCGCCCGCACCTACACCTATGCGGGGGCCGACGGTGAAGAGAAGACGTGGCAGCCCAAAAACTACAAAAACGAGTACAAGGGGATGGTGACGATCCGCGACGCACTCACCCATTCGCGCAACCTGGCGACGATCAACATGGTGAGCGACATGGGATTTGGCAAAGTGGTCGAAGGGTTGCGCCGATACGGCATCACCGAAAACCTTCCCCCCGATCTCTCGCTGGCGCTGGGGACGATGATGGTCTCTCCGCTCGATCTGGCCAAATATTACACGATGTTCGCCAGCGGCGGCGGTCTGACGAACCCGATACTGGTGCGTGAAGTCGTTACTCCATCGGGCGAGCGGGTCCGTTACGAAAACAAACGCCGTCAGGTCAACACCCCGCAGCAGATTTACCTGATGACCTCGATCCTCAAAGACGTCGTCAACCGGGGCACGGGGACGTTTGCACGCGTTCCGGGGATCGAAATCGCCGGTAAGACGGGGACGACGAACAAAAACGTCGACGCCTGGTTTGCCGGCTACTCTCCGAGCGTCGAAACGGTCGTATGGTTCGGGCACGACAACAATACCCCGATGCGCCGCAGCGAAACGGGAGGGCGTGCCGCGGGACAGGCGTTCCGGTACTTTTATGAGGACATGCTTCGCATCTATCCGAATACGAAACGCTATTTCGACCGCCCGGCCGGAGTGTACGATATCTCCACCGATGCCGAGAGCAACGCCAGCGAAGCGTTCACCGATACCTCAAAAGCGCCTGACGGCACCGAGGGCGCGACTCCGGCGACGAACGAACAGCTCGTTTTCTAAGGCTTCGGCCTTATCGTTTTTTGGTTGCGGCCGAAAAATAAAGCCAGAGGCTTCCCCCGACAACCAAAAGCATAATGGGCGCGAGGTAGGGTTTGTCGGCGACGAGCTCATACCCTTCGATCAGCGCCGCCCCTCCGAGATAACTTCCCCCACCGACGACGAGTGTCCAGATCAACGCCCCCAGTGCATTGTAGCCGCTGAATTTCCAAAAATCGTATTTCGTCAGTCCTACCGCCAGAGGAACCAGCGTTTTGAGGCCGTAGATGAATTTCTTGATGACGATGATCCATGCACCGTGTCTTTTGATCAGCAGATGCGAAAAGGCCAGTTTCCGGCGATGCTTTTTGAAATATTCCATCATCTCCGATTTGTGGTAGCGGGACATGTAAAACAATAACGCGTCGCCGATGAAGTTTGCCGTAAAAGCGACGGCCATCGAGAGGCCAAGGTCCATTTTGCCCATGTAGCTGAGGACTCCCGCACCAAGCAAAGCGACGAAACCGCCGCCCAGTGAGTAGAGGAATACGACCACGTAGCCGTAGGTCGAGAGGTTGGTGAGCATATCATCCATGAATCATAATTTCCTTATTTTGGCGATTTCGTCGCGCAGCCTTGCGGCTTCTTCGAATTCGAGTTTTTTCGCTGCCTCTTTCATTTTGGCGGTCAGCTCGTCGACGAGCTTTTTACGCTCGGCGGCCGGAAGCGTTTTGGCTTTTTTGGAACGGTTGTAGAGCTCGGCGGGGTCTTCAAGCTTGAGGTTCTCATCGAGACTCCGAGACGTCGAGCGGGGGATGATGCCGTGTTCGGTGTTGAACGCTTCTTGTTTGGCGCGCCGTTCGTTGGTCGTCGTTATCGCACGCTCCATCGATCCGGTGATTTTGTCGGCGTACATGATGACCCGTCCCCGCTCGTTGCGTGCGGCCCGCCCGATCGTCTGGATCAGCGAGGTTTCCGAGCGCAAAAATCCTTCTTTGTCGGCGTCGAGGATCGCGACCAGGCTCACTTCGGGGAGATCGAGTCCCTCACGCAGGAGGTTGATCCCCACCAGCACGTCGAAATCCCCGACCCGAAGGCCGCGGATGATCTGGTTGCGCTCGATGGCGTCGATTTCGGAATGCATGTACTGTACTTTGATCCCCAGGTCGGCGAGGTACTTGGTGAGCGCTTCGGCCATCTTTTTGGTGAGTACGGTCACGAGGACGCGATCCCCAAGTGCGACCGTCTTTTTGATCTCATCGTGCAGATCCTCGACCTGGTTTGCGATCGGTTTGATCGTAATCAGCGGATCGAGCAGCCCCGTTGGGCGGATAATCTGGTGCGCCAGCGTCGTGCTTAGGTTCAGTTCCTGTTGTGCGGGGGTGGCGGAGACGAACATATAGTGGGGCGCTTTCTCGATAAACTCGTCGATCATCAGCGGCCGGTTGTCCAGCGCGCTGGGGAGGCGGAAGCCGTAGTCAACAAGTACCTCCTTTCGGCTGCGGTCTCCGGCGTACATTCCCCGAAACTGCGGCAGCGAAACGTGCGATTCGTCGACGATGATGAGGTATTTGTCGTGGTGGAGGGCGAAGTAATCAAGCAGCGTATATGGGGCTTCTCCGGGAGCTTTCCCCGTCAGGTGGCGCGAATAGTTTTCGATCCCTTTGCACATTCCGGTCGCCTGAAGCATCTCGAGGTCGAATTCGCACCGCTGCTGTAGTCGCTGCGCCTCGACGATTTTTCCCTGATCGCGCAGCTCTTTGAGCCGTTCTCCCAGCTCCTCCTCGATCGCCTTGATCGCCCGGGAGAGTTTCTCCTGCCCTACGGCAAACTGGCTGGTGGCGTAGATCGTGATCGTCTCGATGTTCTGGATGACGCTGTTGTTCAGCGGTTCGAAGAGGGCGAGCCGCTCCACCTCGTCGCCGAAAAACTCGATCCGCAGGGCCTGATCCTGCCAGTAGGGGGGATAGATGTCGACCACTTCGCCGTTGACGCGGAAATGCCCCCCGTCGAAAACGCTGTCGTTGCGGGCATACCCCATTTCGACGAGGCGCAGCAGCAGCTTTTTCTGGTTCATCTCATCGCCCAGCGCGATCACCTGCACCATCTTTTCGTACTCTTCGGGGTCCCCCAGACCGTAGTTGGCCGATACCGAGGCGACGACGATGACGTCGTCGTAGCTTAGCAGGTTTGCGGTGGCCGAGAGGCGCAGCCGCTCGAGCTCGTCGTTGATCGAGCTGTCTTTTTCGATGAAAAGATCCTGGCGGGGAATGTAGGCTTCGGGCTGGTAATAGTCGTAATAGCTGATGAAATACTCGACGTGGTTTTCGGGAAAAAAGCTTTTGAACTCGCTGTAGAGCTGGGCGGCAAGGGTTTTGTTGTGGGTCATAATGATCGTGGGGAGCTGGACGCTCTCGATTACCTTGGCCATCGTGTAGGTTTTGCCCGAGCCTGTCACCCCCTCGAGGGCGACGTAGCGATCCCCTCGTTTGATGCCTCCGCTCAGTGCTTCGATGGCGACGGGCTGATCGCCTGCGGGTTGATAGGGGGTGTGGACTTTAAAAAGCGGCAAAAGAGACCCTCACAAATAGATGTGAAATTATAGCGGAAATGCGGTTTTCTGTTTGACTTTATGGCAGATGACTGCCTATACGCTGCCGAGAATGTTTTAATTTACTTTTGAGGATAGTGAGGTATTGGGGTGAAATTTTAGAGGAAATTAAATTGTTTTGGAACTATATTTACACTTTTCAATATCAATTGAAGAATGATGAATATAAGCATGTATACAACCATCGTTGTATGTATCTAACTTATTGGTAATGCGTTTTAAATCAGGATTTCGAAAATAGCCTTTGTATAAACTACCAACAGAAGATAAAGCAACTTTTATTTTAAGAAGATTCATGCTACTTCCTTTATGTGTTCCATGATGAGGAGTGATAAAAACATCGAATTGTTTGTTAGATAAAGATTGGCACACTCTATTGATTTGATTTGTTTCTAAATCACCTAAAAAAAGTATTTTGTTATTTTCCGATTTAAAAGCCAAACTAAGATCATTAGCTGCTGTACGTAAAGCATCGTTTGCTGTTTTTGCTAAAGGGGGTAGTTCAATTGTGCTTATTGGCTTATTGGTGAATGATTCTTCCTCTACTTTTGAATCAGTACTTTTCATA contains these protein-coding regions:
- the uvrB gene encoding excinuclease ABC subunit UvrB — its product is MPLFKVHTPYQPAGDQPVAIEALSGGIKRGDRYVALEGVTGSGKTYTMAKVIESVQLPTIIMTHNKTLAAQLYSEFKSFFPENHVEYFISYYDYYQPEAYIPRQDLFIEKDSSINDELERLRLSATANLLSYDDVIVVASVSANYGLGDPEEYEKMVQVIALGDEMNQKKLLLRLVEMGYARNDSVFDGGHFRVNGEVVDIYPPYWQDQALRIEFFGDEVERLALFEPLNNSVIQNIETITIYATSQFAVGQEKLSRAIKAIEEELGERLKELRDQGKIVEAQRLQQRCEFDLEMLQATGMCKGIENYSRHLTGKAPGEAPYTLLDYFALHHDKYLIIVDESHVSLPQFRGMYAGDRSRKEVLVDYGFRLPSALDNRPLMIDEFIEKAPHYMFVSATPAQQELNLSTTLAHQIIRPTGLLDPLITIKPIANQVEDLHDEIKKTVALGDRVLVTVLTKKMAEALTKYLADLGIKVQYMHSEIDAIERNQIIRGLRVGDFDVLVGINLLREGLDLPEVSLVAILDADKEGFLRSETSLIQTIGRAARNERGRVIMYADKITGSMERAITTTNERRAKQEAFNTEHGIIPRSTSRSLDENLKLEDPAELYNRSKKAKTLPAAERKKLVDELTAKMKEAAKKLEFEEAARLRDEIAKIRKL
- a CDS encoding penicillin-binding protein 1A gives rise to the protein MNLYEPEQLSLKARMKKYLLVLAGIMILVPVGFLGYLIYTFEYETQRLINYQPRLTTEVYDRHGNKIANLFSDQHRYYVSYENIPPRLIEALLAIEDTMFFEHYGVNPDAIMRAIIKDVTAGKLKEGASTITQQLVKNTLLTREKKFSRKFKEVLYSIRIEQQLTKEQILERYFNEIYLGHGYYGIKTAADGYFRKPLKELTLKESAMLVGLPKAPNFYSPTRNYELCLGRANRVIARMLELGWIDQATYEKATQERPKVYNDTLSKNSGPYIIDEVMRQLGDAFPDIRSGGYKVYTTIDMRLQEAGYKALQSGRDEILKRAQEAGDLDENMQTQLNGALISLDPYTGEILAMVGGYDYSLSPFNRVTQAKRQPGSAFKPFIYQVALDSGMSPASLVPDIARTYTYAGADGEEKTWQPKNYKNEYKGMVTIRDALTHSRNLATINMVSDMGFGKVVEGLRRYGITENLPPDLSLALGTMMVSPLDLAKYYTMFASGGGLTNPILVREVVTPSGERVRYENKRRQVNTPQQIYLMTSILKDVVNRGTGTFARVPGIEIAGKTGTTNKNVDAWFAGYSPSVETVVWFGHDNNTPMRRSETGGRAAGQAFRYFYEDMLRIYPNTKRYFDRPAGVYDISTDAESNASEAFTDTSKAPDGTEGATPATNEQLVF
- a CDS encoding DedA family protein, yielding MDDMLTNLSTYGYVVVFLYSLGGGFVALLGAGVLSYMGKMDLGLSMAVAFTANFIGDALLFYMSRYHKSEMMEYFKKHRRKLAFSHLLIKRHGAWIIVIKKFIYGLKTLVPLAVGLTKYDFWKFSGYNALGALIWTLVVGGGSYLGGAALIEGYELVADKPYLAPIMLLVVGGSLWLYFSAATKKR